One Curtobacterium herbarum genomic window carries:
- a CDS encoding flagellar hook-length control protein FliK: protein MSALATGSLMPSVPAVVRPRASGERSGVGEARSGAAFGAALTAVSGSGQRDRGRPEPTRDTSASDAAPTASPTASAAGLVAPTPGTRGAAATGTTTNDAVPSDAATMEAVAAESAPTVLTPGTTAATRTGTGTAGAVVEQDPAAGTVTTLVTTATTGDDAGAETPGPSVDAATGTPTPVLPTPVLPSPVSLVAAAMGTAPAAPVATSSSAHDTASTAPAAGIVGTPALVPAGSALASSAATQPTAPAGQSTAAAAVAAPAATTPAAPDQHAATRHAAAALPGAQAAVAAPATAATPVATPAGHPATAAGADQGAASLPAGTAATDAPSLLAVPATTTAVSGALTATPSAPAAPASAPQPLAQQLGRPLFTLAHAGPGEHVLTVQLTPEALGPVTVRAHVTGHGMHVELFAASDAGRDAVRQILPDLRRDSGGSTTLDLSAQNHPADAGTDGQGRAGADTAGREGTGREPDHPASREARTGTAPALPSAPTTVRTAGLDVLA, encoded by the coding sequence ATGAGCGCCCTCGCGACGGGTTCGCTGATGCCGTCGGTGCCGGCCGTGGTGCGGCCGCGTGCATCGGGGGAGCGATCCGGTGTGGGCGAGGCCCGGTCGGGCGCCGCGTTCGGAGCCGCGTTGACCGCGGTGTCCGGGTCTGGCCAGCGCGACCGGGGACGACCGGAACCGACGCGGGACACGAGCGCCTCGGATGCTGCGCCGACGGCGAGCCCGACGGCGAGCGCGGCCGGACTCGTCGCGCCGACGCCCGGGACCCGGGGTGCCGCCGCGACCGGTACCACCACGAACGACGCCGTCCCGAGCGACGCCGCCACGATGGAGGCCGTCGCCGCCGAGTCCGCCCCGACCGTGCTCACACCGGGCACCACCGCCGCCACACGCACGGGCACGGGCACGGCCGGAGCCGTCGTCGAGCAGGACCCGGCAGCGGGGACGGTCACCACGCTCGTGACCACCGCCACGACCGGTGACGACGCGGGCGCGGAGACGCCGGGGCCCAGCGTCGACGCCGCGACCGGCACACCGACACCGGTCCTGCCGACCCCGGTCCTCCCGAGCCCCGTGTCGCTCGTCGCCGCCGCTATGGGCACGGCCCCGGCGGCCCCGGTCGCGACATCGTCGTCGGCTCACGACACGGCGTCCACCGCCCCGGCTGCGGGCATCGTCGGGACTCCGGCGTTGGTACCGGCCGGGTCAGCACTCGCGTCCAGTGCCGCCACCCAGCCCACCGCTCCCGCCGGACAGTCGACCGCAGCAGCAGCGGTGGCTGCGCCAGCGGCTACGACCCCGGCAGCGCCCGACCAGCACGCAGCCACCCGGCACGCAGCCGCCGCGCTCCCGGGCGCGCAGGCGGCCGTCGCCGCGCCGGCGACGGCCGCCACCCCGGTCGCCACCCCGGCCGGCCACCCCGCGACCGCAGCCGGTGCGGACCAGGGCGCGGCGAGCCTCCCGGCCGGTACCGCCGCGACCGATGCGCCCTCCCTGCTGGCGGTCCCCGCGACCACCACTGCCGTGAGCGGCGCGCTTACCGCAACGCCGTCCGCGCCGGCCGCGCCCGCCTCCGCACCGCAGCCGCTAGCGCAGCAGCTCGGGCGTCCGCTGTTCACCCTCGCGCACGCCGGCCCCGGCGAGCACGTCCTGACCGTGCAGCTCACACCGGAGGCCCTCGGCCCCGTCACCGTCCGCGCCCACGTCACCGGACACGGCATGCACGTGGAGCTGTTCGCCGCCTCCGACGCGGGGCGCGACGCGGTGCGGCAGATCCTGCCGGACCTCCGCCGCGACTCCGGTGGGAGCACCACGCTCGACCTGTCGGCGCAGAACCACCCGGCGGACGCCGGCACCGACGGCCAGGGCCGTGCCGGCGCCGACACCGCCGGGCGCGAGGGGACCGGTCGCGAGCCCGACCACCCCGCCAGCCGGGAGGCCCGCACCGGCACCGCCCCGGCCCTCCCGTCCGCCCCGACCACCGTCCGCACCGCGGGACTCGACGTCCTCGCCTGA
- a CDS encoding FliH/SctL family protein produces MTDHFAPVAFPVITDAALARRAASADVRGHAAGYAAGLRAAQVETEAVRARMDAEHAARLADLEALVVDRLAVLERTAAALRDRVAPVLAAAEESVTSAAVDLAEAVVGYAVRASRTDPTVVGGPSVAAEATLRRALDVAAAPVVTAVRLSPADAAAIADLTVPVPVVADPTLRDGDAVVDLPDGLLDARIDAALARARAALGGAR; encoded by the coding sequence TTGACTGACCACTTCGCCCCGGTCGCCTTCCCGGTGATCACCGACGCCGCCCTGGCACGCCGAGCCGCCAGCGCCGACGTCCGCGGTCACGCCGCCGGGTACGCCGCCGGACTCCGCGCCGCCCAGGTCGAGACCGAAGCCGTGCGCGCCCGGATGGACGCCGAGCACGCCGCTCGGCTCGCCGACCTCGAGGCGCTCGTCGTCGACCGGCTCGCCGTCCTCGAGCGGACCGCCGCGGCGCTGCGGGACCGGGTCGCGCCGGTGCTCGCCGCCGCGGAGGAGTCGGTCACCAGCGCGGCCGTCGACCTGGCCGAGGCCGTCGTCGGGTACGCGGTGCGGGCCTCCCGGACCGACCCCACCGTCGTCGGCGGGCCGTCGGTCGCCGCCGAGGCGACACTCCGCCGCGCGCTCGACGTCGCCGCCGCACCCGTCGTGACCGCGGTCCGGCTGAGCCCGGCCGACGCCGCCGCGATCGCCGACCTGACCGTGCCGGTGCCCGTCGTCGCCGACCCGACCCTGCGCGACGGTGACGCCGTCGTCGACCTGCCGGACGGGCTGCTCGACGCCCGGATCGACGCCGCACTCGCCCGCGCCCGTGCCGCACTCGGCGGTGCCCGGTGA
- a CDS encoding FliI/YscN family ATPase: MTAATLLRPRGLDDALRAARPQRVGTVTSAVGLGLTVAGLDAHVGEVLTVGADETPQTAVEVVATDASGVRCMPLGRLTGITAGTPVRSTGRPVLVPTGTGLFGRVLDGLGRPIDDRGPLDADAWVPLDHDTPNAMARTRIDTPVQLGVRVLDTLTTVGRGQRMGLFAGSGVGKSSLLSMIARGSDAAVTVIALVGERGREVREFLEDDLGADGLARSIVVVSTSDEPALMRLRAAFVATRIAESFRDAGQDVVLMMDSLTRVAMAQREIGLSVGEAPATRGYPPSTFSVLAGLLERAGTDRVGSVTGIYTVLVDGDDHNEPIADAARSILDGHVVLDRKLAVTGHFPSVDALGSISRVASKVTTPEQRATATALRKVMAARRAAQDLLDVGAYQRGTNPLVDAAVDHQDAIDGFLRQGMAEQVTAAGSWERLAGLVRTLGVGGGLV, from the coding sequence GTGACGGCCGCGACGCTGCTGCGTCCGCGCGGCCTCGACGACGCCCTCCGCGCCGCCCGGCCACAGCGGGTGGGGACCGTGACGAGCGCCGTCGGCCTCGGCCTGACCGTCGCCGGGCTCGACGCCCACGTCGGCGAGGTCCTCACCGTCGGTGCCGACGAGACCCCGCAGACCGCCGTCGAGGTCGTCGCCACCGACGCCTCCGGTGTCCGCTGCATGCCGCTCGGCCGACTCACCGGCATCACCGCCGGCACCCCCGTGCGCTCGACCGGGCGACCGGTGCTCGTACCGACCGGCACCGGTCTGTTCGGCCGGGTGCTCGACGGACTCGGGCGGCCGATCGACGACCGCGGCCCCCTCGACGCCGATGCCTGGGTGCCGCTCGACCACGACACCCCGAACGCGATGGCCCGCACCCGCATCGACACCCCGGTGCAGCTCGGCGTCCGCGTGCTCGACACTTTGACCACCGTCGGCCGCGGGCAGCGCATGGGCCTGTTCGCGGGCTCCGGCGTCGGCAAGTCCTCGCTGCTGTCGATGATCGCGCGGGGGAGCGACGCCGCCGTCACCGTCATCGCCCTGGTCGGCGAGCGTGGCCGCGAGGTCCGGGAGTTCCTGGAGGACGACCTGGGCGCCGATGGCCTGGCCCGCTCGATCGTGGTCGTGTCGACGTCCGACGAGCCCGCCCTGATGCGCCTGCGCGCCGCGTTCGTGGCGACCCGGATCGCCGAGTCGTTCCGCGACGCCGGGCAGGACGTCGTGCTCATGATGGACTCGCTCACCCGCGTCGCGATGGCGCAGCGCGAGATCGGCCTGTCCGTCGGCGAAGCGCCGGCCACCCGGGGCTACCCGCCATCGACGTTCTCGGTGCTCGCCGGGCTGCTCGAGCGCGCCGGCACCGACCGGGTCGGCAGCGTCACCGGGATCTACACGGTCCTGGTCGACGGCGACGACCACAACGAGCCGATCGCCGACGCCGCCCGCAGCATCCTGGACGGGCACGTGGTCCTCGACCGGAAGCTCGCCGTCACCGGACACTTCCCGTCCGTCGACGCCCTCGGGTCGATCTCCCGCGTCGCCTCGAAGGTCACGACCCCCGAGCAGCGTGCGACCGCGACCGCGCTCCGGAAGGTGATGGCCGCACGACGTGCCGCCCAGGACCTGCTCGACGTCGGTGCGTACCAGCGCGGCACGAACCCGCTCGTCGACGCGGCCGTCGACCACCAGGACGCCATCGACGGGTTCCTCCGGCAGGGCATGGCCGAGCAGGTCACCGCCGCCGGCTCGTGGGAGCGCCTGGCCGGGCTCGTCCGCACCCTCGGTGTCGGCGGAGGGCTCGTCTGA
- a CDS encoding SDR family NAD(P)-dependent oxidoreductase, with the protein MNDEPLSTDGQAAGHAGLRAIVTGGASGIGAAVTRALLTRGATVSVLDIDTTGTPTGAFPLVCDISDDSAVATAVTEAVAAMGGLDVVVNNAGIGAQGTVETNDDAEWHRLFDVNVVGAVRVSRHTLPFLRASSAASIVNTCSIAATTGLPDRALYSATKGAIRALTRAMAADHLREGIRVNCISPGTADTPWVQRLLDSAADPAAERAALADRQPHGRLVAPAEIAEAVLFLTSRDAGSTTGADVVVDGGLQTLRLRPR; encoded by the coding sequence ATGAACGACGAACCGCTCTCCACCGATGGGCAAGCAGCCGGTCACGCCGGGCTCCGCGCGATCGTCACCGGCGGCGCGTCCGGGATCGGCGCCGCGGTCACCCGTGCGCTGCTCACCCGCGGCGCAACCGTGTCGGTGCTCGACATCGACACCACCGGAACGCCGACGGGTGCGTTCCCGTTGGTCTGCGACATCAGCGACGACAGCGCCGTCGCGACAGCCGTCACCGAGGCCGTGGCCGCGATGGGCGGGCTCGACGTCGTCGTCAACAACGCCGGCATCGGCGCGCAGGGCACGGTCGAGACCAACGACGACGCGGAGTGGCACCGCCTCTTCGACGTCAACGTCGTCGGAGCGGTGCGGGTCAGCCGTCACACGCTCCCCTTCCTCCGCGCATCGAGTGCCGCGTCGATCGTCAACACCTGCTCGATCGCCGCCACCACGGGACTGCCCGACCGGGCGCTCTACAGCGCCACGAAGGGCGCGATCCGCGCACTCACCCGAGCGATGGCAGCCGACCACCTCCGCGAAGGGATCCGGGTCAACTGCATCAGCCCGGGAACCGCAGACACACCGTGGGTCCAGCGACTCCTCGACTCCGCAGCGGACCCAGCCGCGGAACGGGCCGCTCTCGCCGACCGGCAACCCCATGGTCGACTCGTCGCCCCGGCGGAGATCGCCGAAGCCGTCCTCTTCCTCACCAGCCGAGACGCCGGCTCGACGACCGGCGCCGACGTCGTCGTCGATGGCGGCCTCCAGACTCTGCGCCTCCGCCCCCGCTGA
- a CDS encoding C40 family peptidase, translating to MSIDAVLSRISEIRSQIETLQGSTAGTAAGSAAASSAAASTFADALATENGAWSGLGAAATSAGTTGTGPSAAAPATSVDAGRGTLATGSGATGDAVVAAAKKYLGVPYVFGGETRAGMDCSGLVQTVFKDLGVTMPRVVPDQADMGVAVPSLAQAQPGDLIVPRGEGHIVIYVGDGKVLHAPRPGKDVRIVDNWYKDSDIATIRRIVPSGQEAAATSAAQVARSVGAPSAPKATDVQMAALQSLFAGSAA from the coding sequence ATGAGCATCGACGCCGTGCTGTCGCGGATCAGCGAGATCCGCAGCCAGATCGAGACGCTGCAGGGCAGCACCGCCGGGACCGCCGCCGGCTCCGCCGCTGCGTCGTCGGCCGCCGCGTCCACCTTCGCCGACGCACTCGCGACCGAGAACGGGGCCTGGTCGGGCCTCGGAGCGGCGGCCACGTCCGCCGGGACCACCGGTACCGGACCGAGCGCCGCCGCACCCGCCACCTCCGTCGACGCCGGGCGCGGCACCCTGGCCACCGGCAGCGGTGCGACCGGGGACGCCGTCGTCGCCGCGGCGAAGAAGTACCTGGGCGTGCCGTACGTGTTCGGCGGCGAGACCCGCGCCGGCATGGACTGCTCGGGCCTGGTGCAGACCGTGTTCAAGGACCTCGGCGTCACGATGCCCCGTGTCGTGCCGGACCAGGCCGACATGGGCGTCGCGGTGCCGTCGCTCGCGCAGGCGCAGCCCGGCGACCTCATCGTCCCCAGGGGCGAGGGCCACATCGTCATCTACGTCGGCGACGGCAAGGTCTTGCACGCCCCGCGCCCCGGCAAGGACGTCCGGATCGTGGACAACTGGTACAAGGACTCCGACATCGCCACGATCCGCCGCATCGTGCCCTCCGGCCAGGAGGCTGCGGCCACCTCCGCCGCGCAGGTCGCCCGCTCGGTCGGTGCGCCGAGCGCCCCGAAGGCCACCGATGTGCAGATGGCCGCGCTGCAGTCGCTGTTCGCCGGGAGTGCCGCATGA
- a CDS encoding flagellar hook protein FlgE: MLRSLYSGISGLRSHQEMLDVTGNNIANVNTVGFKSSTTVFQDTLSQMTQGAGGPQTGIGGTNPAQIGLGVQVAGVSTNFAQGSAQATGKATDLMISGDGFFVTRLGNDTVYSRAGAFDFDADGRLVTADGKIVQGYSATDGVVDDGGQMSDITLPLQAAAPATATSTAGVTGNLPSDTKTGDVLNRDATVYDQSGTKHTLSLAYTKTATGWSVAASNGQGASATGTVTFGADGKITRGATLQVGGVAVDMTQLTGFAALNTASISSQNGHEAGSLKSYSIAKDGTVMGTFSNGTSLAVGRIALATFANPAGLEKTGASGYRATANSGAATVGVPGSAGVGSLAAGTLEMSNVDLSQEFTNLIVAQRGFQANARIITTSDEVLQELTNLKR; this comes from the coding sequence ATGCTCCGCTCGCTCTACTCCGGGATCTCCGGCCTCCGCTCCCACCAGGAGATGCTCGACGTCACCGGCAACAACATCGCCAACGTCAACACCGTCGGCTTCAAGTCCTCGACCACGGTCTTCCAGGACACCCTGTCGCAGATGACCCAGGGTGCCGGCGGCCCCCAGACCGGCATCGGCGGCACCAACCCGGCGCAGATCGGCCTCGGCGTGCAGGTCGCCGGCGTCTCCACCAACTTCGCCCAGGGCTCCGCGCAGGCCACCGGCAAGGCGACCGACCTGATGATCTCCGGCGACGGCTTCTTCGTCACCCGCCTGGGCAACGACACCGTGTACAGCCGCGCCGGTGCGTTCGACTTCGACGCCGACGGCCGCCTGGTCACCGCCGACGGCAAGATCGTGCAGGGCTACTCGGCCACCGACGGCGTCGTCGACGACGGCGGGCAGATGAGCGACATCACCCTGCCCCTGCAGGCCGCTGCCCCGGCCACCGCGACCAGCACCGCCGGCGTCACCGGCAACCTGCCGTCCGACACGAAGACCGGCGACGTCCTCAACCGCGACGCCACCGTCTACGACCAGTCCGGCACCAAGCACACCCTGTCGCTCGCCTACACGAAGACCGCCACCGGCTGGAGCGTCGCCGCGTCGAACGGGCAGGGCGCCTCGGCCACCGGCACCGTGACCTTCGGCGCCGACGGCAAGATCACCCGCGGGGCCACCCTGCAGGTCGGCGGCGTCGCGGTCGACATGACCCAGCTGACCGGGTTCGCCGCACTGAACACCGCGTCGATCTCGTCGCAGAACGGGCACGAGGCCGGGTCGCTGAAGAGCTACTCGATCGCGAAGGACGGCACCGTGATGGGCACGTTCTCGAACGGCACCTCGCTCGCCGTCGGCCGGATCGCCCTCGCCACCTTCGCCAACCCGGCGGGCCTCGAGAAGACCGGCGCGTCGGGCTACCGCGCGACCGCGAACTCCGGCGCCGCCACCGTCGGCGTCCCCGGATCGGCGGGCGTCGGCTCGCTGGCCGCCGGCACGCTCGAGATGTCGAACGTGGACCTGTCGCAGGAGTTCACCAACCTGATCGTCGCGCAGCGCGGCTTCCAGGCGAACGCTCGCATCATCACCACCTCGGACGAAGTGCTGCAGGAGCTGACGAACCTGAAGCGCTGA
- a CDS encoding acyltransferase family protein, with the protein MHPSRTDRDSARRDSVCPAAVDPALTTPLLPSLTGLRWVAAFVVFAYHVRNLGYFSGRAQGLLSDTMGAGATGVSLFFVLSGFVLAWAHRPGTGPVTFWWRRVARIYPLHFVGVVLAVLVAHFLMPSIVTTSSKALLANFLLVSSWHGPWWQAGNPVSWSLVCEAFFYLVFPLLIRVLHHARAGFLWGTAALSVLLTLAVPSLLAALPGQLSAGNWPPARLPEFVLGVAVACLIRSGAWRGPGPVVSAVVAVAGFVAADRFPSSPFALDGFTLLGFTLLIAALARADVAGVRTGLSSRPLVALGERSFAFYLVHLLVIDTLGALWPAADPRPAIGGLALTVLALGTALLVASVLHRLVERPARTALLAVPGLFARSTVSVVTR; encoded by the coding sequence ATGCACCCCTCCCGAACCGACCGCGACTCCGCCCGCCGCGACTCCGTCTGCCCCGCTGCCGTCGACCCCGCCCTGACCACGCCGCTGCTGCCGTCGCTCACCGGCCTCCGGTGGGTGGCCGCGTTCGTCGTCTTCGCGTACCACGTGCGGAACCTGGGCTACTTCTCCGGACGCGCCCAGGGCCTCCTGTCCGACACGATGGGTGCCGGCGCCACCGGCGTGTCCCTGTTCTTCGTCCTGTCCGGGTTCGTCCTCGCCTGGGCGCACCGGCCCGGTACGGGGCCGGTGACGTTCTGGTGGCGACGTGTCGCCCGCATCTACCCGCTGCACTTCGTCGGCGTGGTCCTGGCCGTCCTGGTCGCGCACTTCCTGATGCCGAGCATCGTCACGACGTCGTCGAAGGCGCTGCTGGCGAACTTCCTGCTGGTGAGCTCCTGGCACGGCCCGTGGTGGCAGGCAGGCAACCCGGTGTCGTGGTCGCTGGTCTGCGAGGCGTTCTTCTACCTCGTGTTCCCGCTGCTGATCCGCGTCCTGCACCACGCTCGTGCCGGGTTCCTCTGGGGCACTGCCGCCCTGTCGGTGCTGCTGACCCTGGCGGTGCCGTCCCTGCTCGCCGCCCTGCCCGGCCAGCTGTCCGCGGGGAACTGGCCGCCGGCGCGCCTGCCCGAGTTCGTGCTCGGCGTCGCGGTCGCGTGCCTGATCCGCTCCGGTGCCTGGCGCGGACCGGGTCCGGTGGTCTCCGCGGTCGTCGCGGTCGCCGGCTTCGTCGCTGCCGACCGGTTCCCGTCGTCACCGTTCGCCCTGGACGGCTTCACCCTGCTCGGGTTCACGCTGCTCATCGCGGCCCTCGCCCGGGCGGATGTCGCCGGCGTCCGGACCGGGCTGTCGTCGCGGCCGCTCGTGGCGCTCGGCGAGCGGTCCTTCGCGTTCTACCTCGTGCACCTGCTCGTCATCGACACGCTCGGCGCGCTCTGGCCGGCCGCCGATCCGCGCCCGGCGATCGGCGGGCTGGCACTCACCGTCCTGGCGCTCGGCACGGCGCTGCTGGTCGCGTCCGTGCTCCACCGGCTGGTGGAGCGGCCGGCACGCACGGCACTGCTGGCGGTCCCCGGGCTGTTCGCCCGGTCCACGGTGTCGGTGGTCACGCGGTGA
- a CDS encoding flagellar FliJ family protein: protein MARRFPLAGLLRLRHAEQDRATATLADANGRVRDAADARMAARRTLDDQPSTITDAATLSAVAAARAATRGMLEELDAVVRSRRADADRAQETYNAARRSALGLEKLEGQHTTRVTAEDLRAEQNALDEIAARRRTEGGHR from the coding sequence ATGGCCCGCCGCTTCCCGCTCGCCGGACTCCTGCGCCTGCGGCACGCCGAGCAGGACCGGGCAACCGCGACCCTGGCGGACGCCAACGGCCGGGTCCGCGACGCCGCCGACGCCCGGATGGCAGCCCGCCGCACCCTGGACGACCAACCGTCGACGATCACCGACGCCGCGACGCTCAGCGCCGTCGCCGCGGCCCGGGCAGCGACGCGGGGGATGCTCGAGGAGCTCGACGCCGTCGTCCGGTCGCGCCGCGCCGACGCCGACCGAGCGCAGGAGACCTACAACGCCGCACGCCGCTCGGCACTCGGGCTGGAGAAGCTCGAGGGCCAGCACACCACGCGGGTCACCGCCGAGGACCTGCGTGCCGAGCAGAACGCGCTCGACGAGATCGCGGCCCGTCGCCGCACCGAGGGGGGACACCGATGA
- a CDS encoding flagellar hook assembly protein FlgD — protein MPLDGITGSVDTATAAAAVAANPTSSRSQTMDSEVFMKLLVTQLRNQDPSSPMDTNQMISQQTQLAMMEQITNQTTTANEDFSLQMRMAAANLVGKQVSYTDAASGAAVTGTATAVSYAKSVPTVTVNGKEVDLDVISGITTASGS, from the coding sequence ATGCCACTCGACGGGATCACCGGCTCCGTGGACACCGCCACGGCCGCCGCCGCAGTCGCCGCCAACCCGACCTCGTCGCGGTCGCAGACGATGGACTCCGAGGTCTTCATGAAGCTCCTCGTGACGCAGCTGCGCAACCAGGACCCGTCGTCGCCGATGGACACGAACCAGATGATCAGCCAGCAGACGCAGCTCGCGATGATGGAACAGATCACCAACCAGACCACGACGGCCAACGAGGACTTCTCGCTGCAGATGCGCATGGCCGCCGCGAACCTCGTCGGGAAGCAGGTCAGCTACACCGACGCCGCCTCCGGCGCGGCCGTCACGGGGACCGCCACCGCGGTGTCCTACGCGAAGAGCGTGCCGACCGTGACCGTGAACGGGAAGGAGGTCGATCTCGACGTGATCTCCGGTATCACCACCGCCTCCGGTTCCTGA
- a CDS encoding sensor histidine kinase — translation MTGQPRRLTIRLRLTLTYTALILLTGGAMLATVFAVLAIVPGYAFTAGPFPYGTTHDLYTINGRDDVLRLFLIVSLPALVVIGGIGGIVSWFVAGRLLQPLRQIAATAERLDDRNLDARIAVDGPHDEIRDVADTVNAMLDRLEASFTSRSRFTANASHELRTPLASMKTMLQVALRTEHPPETARTLDRLHTTVDQMTSITAALLELARGDSDLAARPVALRNEVASALHTVDAELVARRLRVTVRLDDVVVTGEPVLLRQLVVNLVRNAVVHNVPGGAIDIAVTAQPRVRLTVANDGRAITSAEAATLTEPFRRLDRARSDGSGFGLGLALVQKVATAHGATLELTPRDGGGLLVAVTFGAGDQRNAVD, via the coding sequence GTGACCGGGCAGCCGCGACGGCTGACGATCCGCCTCCGTCTGACGCTCACCTACACGGCGCTCATCCTGCTCACCGGCGGGGCGATGCTCGCGACGGTGTTCGCGGTGCTGGCGATCGTGCCCGGGTACGCGTTCACCGCCGGTCCGTTCCCCTACGGCACGACCCACGACCTCTACACGATCAACGGTCGCGACGACGTCCTGCGGCTGTTCCTCATCGTGTCCCTGCCGGCCCTGGTCGTCATCGGCGGCATCGGCGGCATCGTGAGCTGGTTCGTGGCCGGACGACTGCTGCAGCCGCTCCGGCAGATCGCCGCGACCGCTGAACGGCTCGACGACCGGAACCTCGACGCGCGCATCGCGGTCGACGGACCCCACGACGAGATCCGTGACGTGGCCGACACGGTGAACGCGATGCTCGACCGACTCGAGGCGTCCTTCACCAGCCGGTCCCGGTTCACCGCGAACGCGTCCCACGAACTCCGCACCCCGCTGGCGAGCATGAAGACGATGCTGCAGGTCGCACTCCGGACGGAGCACCCGCCCGAGACGGCACGGACCCTCGACCGGCTCCACACGACGGTGGACCAGATGACCTCGATCACCGCTGCGCTCCTGGAGCTCGCCCGCGGTGACTCGGACCTGGCAGCTCGGCCGGTCGCGCTGCGGAACGAGGTCGCGTCCGCCCTGCACACGGTGGACGCCGAGCTCGTCGCCCGCCGTCTCCGGGTGACGGTGCGCCTGGACGACGTGGTCGTGACCGGGGAGCCGGTCCTGCTCCGCCAGCTGGTCGTGAACCTCGTCCGGAACGCCGTCGTGCACAACGTCCCGGGCGGCGCGATCGACATCGCCGTCACCGCGCAGCCCCGCGTCCGGCTGACCGTGGCGAACGACGGTCGGGCGATCACGTCCGCCGAGGCCGCGACGCTGACCGAACCGTTCCGCCGACTGGACCGTGCGCGCAGTGACGGCAGCGGCTTCGGACTCGGCCTGGCCCTCGTGCAGAAGGTCGCGACCGCGCACGGGGCGACGCTCGAGCTGACGCCGAGGGACGGCGGCGGGTTGCTGGTCGCCGTGACCTTCGGCGCCGGCGACCAGCGGAACGCCGTCGACTAG
- a CDS encoding DUF4259 domain-containing protein, translated as MGTWSAEPVGNDAAADFVGDLEDERGWSVVQAALTAATEAGPEIDSDDAEVALAAAEVVAHGLGRPTQDDAYTASIAQFVDRAGKPDAALVSLAAQAVAAAASPDGELAELWDDAGSDDLAEWRESITRLTASLSADR; from the coding sequence ATGGGGACCTGGAGCGCAGAACCGGTGGGCAACGACGCGGCGGCCGACTTCGTCGGTGATCTCGAGGACGAGCGCGGGTGGTCCGTCGTCCAGGCGGCCCTCACCGCGGCGACCGAGGCCGGACCCGAGATCGACAGCGACGACGCGGAAGTCGCCCTCGCCGCTGCCGAGGTCGTGGCCCACGGACTCGGACGCCCGACCCAGGACGACGCGTACACCGCGAGCATCGCGCAGTTCGTCGACCGTGCGGGCAAGCCCGACGCAGCCCTCGTCAGCCTCGCCGCGCAGGCCGTCGCCGCTGCAGCGAGTCCCGACGGTGAACTCGCCGAGCTCTGGGACGACGCCGGGTCGGACGACCTCGCCGAGTGGCGCGAGTCCATCACCCGACTGACCGCCAGCCTCAGCGCCGACCGGTAG
- a CDS encoding response regulator transcription factor: MRVLVVEDEPFLADAIQAGLRLEAVSADVVGNGLDALERLAVNRYDVVVLDRDLPGMHGDEVCARIVASEDGPTVLMLTAATTLGDRVDGLRLGADDYLGKPFDLEELVARLRALNRRSRRRLPPVLERAGIRLDPFRREAYRDDRYLRLPRKEFAVLEVLLRAEGGVVSAEELLEQAWDENANPFTNAIRVTISGLRRRLGDPDPIRTTPGVGYAIAPEGAEATDDTEERS, encoded by the coding sequence GTGCGCGTACTCGTGGTCGAGGACGAACCGTTCCTCGCGGACGCCATCCAGGCGGGCCTCCGGCTCGAGGCGGTCTCCGCCGACGTCGTCGGGAACGGTCTCGACGCCCTGGAACGCCTGGCGGTCAACCGGTACGACGTCGTCGTGCTGGACCGAGACCTGCCCGGTATGCACGGTGACGAGGTCTGTGCCCGGATCGTCGCCTCCGAGGACGGCCCGACCGTGCTGATGCTCACCGCGGCGACGACGCTGGGCGACCGGGTGGACGGCCTGCGGCTCGGGGCCGACGACTACCTCGGCAAGCCGTTCGACCTGGAGGAACTCGTCGCGCGCCTCCGTGCCCTCAACCGACGCAGCCGACGACGCCTGCCCCCGGTGCTCGAACGGGCCGGGATCCGCCTGGACCCGTTCCGGCGCGAGGCCTACCGGGACGACCGGTACCTGCGGCTGCCGCGGAAGGAGTTCGCGGTGCTCGAGGTCCTGCTGCGTGCCGAGGGTGGTGTCGTCAGCGCCGAGGAACTGCTCGAGCAGGCGTGGGACGAGAACGCCAACCCGTTCACGAACGCCATCCGGGTCACGATCTCGGGCCTCCGGCGACGGCTCGGGGACCCGGACCCGATCCGCACCACGCCCGGGGTCGGGTACGCGATCGCGCCCGAGGGCGCCGAGGCTACGGACGACACCGAGGAGCGATCGTGA